A genomic window from Streptomyces sp. NBC_00234 includes:
- the dnaN gene encoding DNA polymerase III subunit beta, with the protein MKIRVERDVLAEAVAWVARSLPARPPAPVLAGLLLKAEDGALSFSSFDYEVSARVSVDAEVDEDGTVLVSGRLLADICRALPNRPVEISTDGVRATVVCGSSRFTLHTLPVEEYPALPEMPTATGTVPGEVFASAAAQVAIAAGRDDTLPVLTGVRIEIEGDTVTLASTDRYRFAVREFLWKPENPDASAVALVPAKTLLDTAKALTSGDTVTLALSGSGAGEGLIGFEGAGRRTTTRLLEGDLPKYRTLFPTEFNSVAVIETAPFVEAVKRVALVAERNTPVRLSFEQGVLILEAGSSDDAQAVERVDAVLDGDDISIAFNPTFLLDGLSAIDSPVAQLSFTTSTKPALLSGRPAVDAEADDAYKYLIMPVRLSG; encoded by the coding sequence GTGAAGATCCGGGTGGAGCGCGATGTACTCGCGGAGGCGGTGGCCTGGGTGGCCCGTAGCCTCCCGGCCCGTCCGCCGGCGCCCGTTCTCGCGGGCCTTCTTCTGAAGGCTGAGGACGGAGCCCTCAGCTTCTCGAGCTTCGACTACGAGGTCTCGGCCAGGGTCTCGGTGGACGCCGAGGTCGACGAGGACGGCACGGTGCTCGTCTCCGGCCGGCTGCTCGCCGACATCTGCCGCGCGCTGCCGAACAGGCCGGTGGAGATTTCCACCGACGGTGTACGGGCGACCGTGGTCTGCGGCTCCTCGCGATTCACACTCCACACCCTTCCTGTGGAGGAGTACCCGGCACTGCCGGAGATGCCGACGGCGACCGGCACCGTTCCCGGTGAGGTCTTCGCCTCGGCCGCAGCCCAGGTCGCCATCGCCGCGGGCCGCGACGACACCCTGCCCGTCCTCACCGGCGTCCGGATCGAGATCGAGGGCGACACCGTCACCCTCGCCTCCACCGACCGCTACCGCTTCGCGGTCCGTGAGTTCCTGTGGAAGCCGGAGAACCCGGACGCCTCGGCGGTCGCTCTGGTGCCCGCCAAGACGCTCCTGGACACCGCCAAGGCGCTGACCAGCGGTGACACCGTCACCCTTGCGCTGTCGGGCTCCGGTGCCGGTGAAGGGCTGATCGGCTTCGAGGGCGCGGGCCGGCGTACGACGACACGTCTGCTCGAAGGCGACCTGCCGAAGTACCGGACGCTCTTCCCCACCGAGTTCAACTCGGTCGCGGTCATCGAGACCGCACCCTTCGTCGAGGCCGTCAAGCGTGTGGCCCTCGTCGCCGAGCGCAACACTCCGGTCCGGCTCAGCTTCGAACAGGGTGTGCTCATCCTGGAAGCCGGTTCCAGCGACGATGCACAGGCTGTGGAGCGTGTCGACGCCGTGCTCGACGGCGACGACATCTCGATCGCCTTCAACCCGACGTTCCTGCTGGACGGGCTCAGCGCGATCGACTCCCCGGTCGCCCAGCTCTCCTTCACGACGTCCACCAAGCCCGCCCTGCTGAGCGGCCGGCCGGCCGTCGACGCCGAGGCGGACGACGCGTACAAGTACCTGATCATGCCGGTCCGCCTCTCCGGCTGA
- the dnaA gene encoding chromosomal replication initiator protein DnaA — MADVPADLAAVWPRVLEQLLGEGQQGIEPKDKQWIERCQPLALVADTALLAVPNEWGKRVLEGRLAPLISETLTRECGRPIRIAITVDDSAGEPPSPPAPPMHQSHQGQQSHRYQGPQRDEPQHDDSYDGYGRRPSDDGMPTARPAYPDYQQQRPEPGSWPRTQEDLSWQQPRHGGYQDRDPYANPRPQQPQHDYRPQPPERQGYEQQRPDRHDMQEQQPQHRQNGPGTGRGGGPGTMGGQSSPTPRPGEPQARLNPKYLFDTFVIGASNRFAHAAAVAVAEAPAKAYNPLFIYGESGLGKTHLLHAIGHYARSLYPGTRVRYVSSEEFTNEFINSIRDGKGDTFRKRYRDVDILLVDDIQFLASKESTQEEFFHTFNTLHNANKQIVLSSDRPPKQLVTLEDRLRNRFEWGLTTDVQPPELETRIAILRKKAVQEQLNAPPEVLEFIASRISRNIRELEGALIRVTAFASLNRQPVDLGLTEGVLKDLIPGGEDAAPEITAPAIMAATADYFGLTVEDLCGSSRSRVLVTARQIAMYLCRELTDLSLPKIGAQFGGRDHTTVMHADRKIRALMAERRSIYNQVTELTNRIKNS, encoded by the coding sequence GTGGCTGACGTACCTGCCGATCTTGCCGCAGTGTGGCCACGCGTGCTGGAGCAACTGCTCGGGGAGGGGCAGCAGGGCATCGAGCCGAAGGACAAGCAGTGGATCGAGCGCTGCCAGCCCCTGGCACTCGTCGCCGACACCGCACTGCTCGCCGTCCCCAACGAATGGGGCAAGCGCGTCCTGGAGGGCCGGCTCGCGCCGCTCATCAGCGAGACGCTCACCCGTGAGTGCGGCCGTCCGATCCGCATCGCCATCACCGTCGACGACTCGGCGGGCGAACCGCCGTCCCCGCCGGCCCCCCCGATGCATCAGTCGCACCAGGGCCAGCAGTCCCATCGCTACCAGGGGCCGCAGCGCGACGAGCCGCAGCACGACGACTCCTACGACGGCTACGGCCGGCGGCCCTCCGACGACGGCATGCCGACGGCACGTCCGGCCTACCCGGACTACCAGCAGCAGCGCCCAGAGCCCGGCTCCTGGCCGCGCACCCAGGAGGACCTCTCCTGGCAGCAGCCCCGCCACGGTGGCTACCAGGACCGCGATCCCTACGCGAACCCGCGCCCCCAGCAGCCTCAGCACGACTACCGCCCCCAGCCGCCGGAGCGCCAGGGCTACGAGCAGCAGCGCCCCGACCGCCACGACATGCAGGAGCAGCAGCCCCAGCACCGCCAGAACGGCCCCGGCACGGGGCGCGGCGGCGGTCCCGGCACGATGGGCGGCCAGTCGTCGCCCACACCGCGTCCCGGCGAGCCGCAGGCCAGGCTGAACCCGAAGTACCTCTTCGACACCTTCGTCATCGGTGCGTCGAACCGGTTCGCGCACGCCGCGGCCGTCGCCGTCGCAGAGGCCCCCGCGAAGGCGTACAACCCCCTCTTCATCTATGGGGAGTCGGGGCTCGGGAAGACCCACCTGCTGCACGCCATCGGGCACTACGCGCGGAGCCTCTATCCGGGGACCCGGGTGCGGTATGTGAGCTCGGAGGAGTTCACCAACGAGTTCATCAACTCGATCCGCGACGGCAAGGGCGACACCTTCCGCAAGCGCTACCGCGACGTGGACATCCTGCTGGTCGACGACATCCAGTTCCTGGCGAGCAAGGAGTCGACGCAGGAGGAGTTCTTCCACACCTTCAATACGCTCCACAACGCGAACAAGCAGATCGTGCTGTCCTCGGACCGGCCTCCCAAGCAGCTGGTGACCCTGGAGGACCGGTTGCGCAACCGGTTCGAGTGGGGCCTGACCACCGACGTGCAGCCGCCCGAGCTGGAGACGCGGATCGCGATCCTCCGCAAGAAGGCGGTCCAGGAGCAGCTCAACGCCCCGCCGGAGGTGCTGGAGTTCATCGCCTCCCGCATCTCGCGGAACATCCGTGAGCTGGAGGGCGCCCTGATCAGGGTGACGGCCTTCGCCAGTCTCAACCGCCAGCCGGTCGACCTGGGGCTGACCGAGGGCGTGCTGAAGGACCTGATCCCGGGCGGCGAGGACGCGGCACCCGAGATCACCGCGCCGGCCATCATGGCGGCGACCGCCGACTACTTCGGCCTGACGGTCGAGGACCTCTGCGGATCGTCGCGCAGCCGGGTGCTGGTGACGGCACGCCAGATCGCGATGTATCTGTGCCGTGAGCTGACGGACCTCTCCCTGCCCAAGATCGGCGCCCAGTTCGGCGGCCGTGACCATACGACGGTGATGCACGCGGACCGGAAGATCCGGGCGCTGATGGCGGAGCGTCGCTCCATCTACAACCAGGTCACCGAGCTCACCAACCGCATCAAGAACAGCTGA
- the rpmH gene encoding 50S ribosomal protein L34: MSKRTFQPNNRRRAKTHGFRLRMRTRAGRAILANRRGKGRSSLSA, encoded by the coding sequence GTGAGCAAGCGCACCTTCCAGCCGAACAACCGTCGTCGCGCCAAGACCCATGGCTTCCGGCTGCGTATGCGTACCCGTGCCGGCCGTGCGATTCTCGCGAACCGCCGTGGCAAGGGCCGCAGCAGCCTGTCCGCCTGA
- the rnpA gene encoding ribonuclease P protein component, protein MLPTENRLRRREDFATAVRRGRRAGRPLLVVHLSSGSTDPHVTGESAPPPRAGFVVSKAVGGAVVRTAVKRRLRHLVRERLAQLPPGSLVVVRALPGSGDADHAQLARDLDAALQRLLGGGAR, encoded by the coding sequence GTGCTGCCTACCGAGAATCGGCTGAGGCGGCGCGAGGACTTCGCGACCGCGGTACGACGAGGACGTAGGGCTGGTCGCCCGCTACTCGTCGTCCATCTAAGCAGCGGTTCAACGGACCCGCACGTGACTGGGGAGAGTGCTCCCCCGCCGCGTGCGGGTTTCGTTGTCAGCAAAGCTGTGGGTGGAGCGGTCGTACGCACTGCCGTGAAGCGAAGGCTTCGCCATCTGGTCCGCGAACGGCTGGCTCAGCTGCCCCCCGGTAGCCTTGTTGTCGTACGAGCGCTGCCCGGATCGGGCGACGCCGACCATGCACAGCTGGCCCGAGACCTGGATGCCGCACTGCAGCGGCTCCTGGGAGGGGGCGCGCGATGA
- the yidD gene encoding membrane protein insertion efficiency factor YidD — MKYPLLALIKLYQWTISPLLGPVCRYYPSCSHYGYTAIDRHGAIKGTALTAWRILRCNPWSPGGVDHVPPRKRPRWHELLRSSLRGGKGGDSAADVPHRGSVSEPLSPATETSPNAQGA, encoded by the coding sequence ATGAAGTACCCGCTGCTGGCTCTCATCAAGCTGTACCAGTGGACGATCAGCCCACTTCTCGGGCCTGTCTGCCGCTACTACCCGTCGTGTTCCCACTATGGATATACGGCGATCGACCGGCACGGTGCGATCAAGGGAACGGCGCTGACCGCATGGCGCATCCTTCGATGCAATCCGTGGTCGCCCGGCGGCGTGGACCATGTTCCACCACGTAAGCGTCCGCGTTGGCACGAACTGCTGCGCAGCTCTTTGCGCGGTGGCAAGGGCGGGGACTCCGCCGCCGATGTGCCTCACAGGGGATCGGTCTCCGAACCCCTGAGCCCGGCCACAGAGACCTCGCCCAATGCTCAAGGAGCCTGA